In a genomic window of Saccharothrix sp. HUAS TT1:
- a CDS encoding chorismate mutase, with the protein MMCRCARPTSSFTTGTGLRLPWTASAVKPPRSPGVLGPRGFAAARAWDSNQSREVVTVNSTETAPDTGTAPDVDALRQEIDHLDAELLRLVKRRIEVSKIIGAARMAAGGTRIVHNREIDVINRYKDLGPEGRDLAMILLKLGRGPLGR; encoded by the coding sequence ATGATGTGCCGGTGCGCACGGCCCACTTCGAGTTTTACTACGGGAACCGGACTCCGGCTCCCGTGGACCGCTAGCGCCGTCAAGCCACCACGAAGCCCCGGAGTCCTCGGACCCCGGGGCTTCGCTGCTGCCAGGGCTTGGGACTCCAACCAGAGTCGAGAGGTCGTCACCGTGAACAGCACCGAAACCGCCCCGGACACCGGAACCGCCCCGGACGTCGACGCCCTGCGCCAGGAGATCGACCACCTGGACGCCGAGCTGCTCCGGCTGGTCAAGCGGCGCATCGAGGTCTCCAAGATCATCGGCGCGGCGCGGATGGCCGCCGGGGGCACCCGGATCGTGCACAACCGCGAGATCGACGTGATCAACAGGTACAAGGACCTGGGTCCGGAGGGCCGGGACCTGGCGATGATCCTGCTCAAGCTCGGCCGCGGCCCGCTCGGCCGCTAG